One Callospermophilus lateralis isolate mCalLat2 chromosome 6, mCalLat2.hap1, whole genome shotgun sequence genomic region harbors:
- the LOC143401466 gene encoding LOW QUALITY PROTEIN: class I histocompatibility antigen, B alpha chain-like (The sequence of the model RefSeq protein was modified relative to this genomic sequence to represent the inferred CDS: deleted 2 bases in 1 codon), translating into MKFKTLFLLLFGPLTLTQTWARSHSQRYFHTSVSRPGHEESFYTSVGYVDDTLFLHFGSDAPNPRVEPRVQWMEFEAPEFWEAQTKIAKAHAQKLSWNLRSTLRYYNQSEDGSHTFQWISGCDLGPDGSLLRGYEEFAYDGADYISLNEDLRTCSWTAWDKAAQITQRKWEDSGDAEHYRAYLQEECLEWLRRFLEKGKDKLVHTESPKTHVTYHFSPEGDVTLRCWALGFYPKEITLTWQRDGEDQIQNMELVETRPTGDGTFQKWAAVVVPAGEEHKYSCHVHHEGLPEPLTLRWELCFCPRNSFTAKEV; encoded by the exons ATGAAGTTCAAAACTCTGTTCTTGCTGCTTTTCGGGCCTCTAACCCTGACCCAAACCTGGGCGA GGTCCCACTCTCAGCGTTATTTCCACACCTCCGTGTCCCGACCTGGCCACGAAGAGTCTTTTTACACCTCGGTGGGCTATGTGGACGACACACTGTTCCTGCACTTCGGCAGCGACGCCCCGAATCCGAGGGTGGAGCCGCGGGTGCAGTGGATGGAATTTGAGGCACCAGAGTTTTGGGAAGCGCAAACCAAGATTGCTAAGGCGCATGCGCAGAAATTGAGCTGGAACCTGCGCTCCACCCTCCGTTACTACAACCAGAGCGAGGACG GCTCTCACACCTTCCAGTGGATTTCTGGCTGTGACCTTGGGCCAGATGGAAGCCTCCTTCGTGGATATGAGGAGTTTGCCTATGATGGTGCGGATTACATCTCCCTGAATGAGGACCTGAGGACC TGCTCTTGGACCGCGTGGGACAAGGCTGCTCAGATCACCCAGCGCAAATGGGAGGATTCAGGAGATGCAGAGCACTACAGGGCCTACCTGCAGGAGGAGTGCCTGGAGTGGCTCCGCAGATTCCTGGAGAAAGGGAAGGACAAGTTGGTGCACACAG AGTCCCCAAAGACACATGTGACCTATCACTTCAGCCCTGAAGGAGATGTCACCCTGAGGTGCTGGGCCTTAGGCTTCTACCCTAAGGAGATCACCCTGACTTGGCAGAGGGATGGAGAGGACCAGATTCAGAACATGGAGCTTGTGGAGACCAGGCCTACAGGGGATGGAACCTTTCAGAAGTGGGCAGCTGTGGTGGTGCCTGCTGGGGAAGAGCATAAGTACTCATGCCATGTACATCATGAGGGGCTGCCTGAACCCCTCACCCTGAGATGGG